Below is a window of Acidobacteriota bacterium DNA.
TGCGGGCATTTCACTCTTGTGATTTGGCCTCGCTTGCCAACTGCAAGAACCACGTGCCCTTTTTCTTCTTCGCAGACCGAACACATTTGTTCAATCCGATCTCCCACCAGATATTGGTCTTGTTCCATAGCTTATTTTCCTTTTGGGGCTCGCTGGGAAAGGGAGGCGGCTCGTCTTCGTTCAAACTGCCAGTCCACGACGAAGTACTTCTCGATGTGCAAGTGTCCTTACCTTGGAACAGTCCATCGTCCAGTGCGTCCCAGTTCGTGTTTTAGAAAACCAGGCAATGCCCTCCCGGCTTTCATAATAAATGCCATTGACATCGTCGAGTGTTGCCGCCGCCAGAAGGTCTTCAGGAATGGCAACGGCAGCGACTCGATTGAGAACGCGTTCCAGAGCGTTGACAGCAGTTCTGGCCATAGCGTAATGAAAACTTTCCTCAATCAGTAATATCAGTGGGCCAACGACTTGAGCGTCACCCATGGCTCCGAGAGCCTGTGCTGCCTCTTTCTTTACTCGATAAGAGT
It encodes the following:
- a CDS encoding HEAT repeat domain-containing protein, with the translated sequence MRLRIVKALGRSNDFRAQEALIKVLNDDSYRVKKEAAQALGAMGDAQVVGPLILLIEESFHYAMARTAVNALERVLNRVAAVAIPEDLLAAATLDDVNGIYYESREGIAWFSKTRTGTHWTMDCSKVRTLAHREVLRRGLAV